Part of the Amia ocellicauda isolate fAmiCal2 chromosome 18, fAmiCal2.hap1, whole genome shotgun sequence genome, tcCTGGATTTGGGGGGTATGAAAACATGGCGGTAAAAACAAGAAGGCAGAACTGCAGGGAACAGCATGCCCAGGCGAGCCCAGCCGACAGAGAGAGAAGTTCGCGTGTGTCGCCGGCGCACGGCGGCAGCGGCGGCGGGGGTAAAGCTCCGGGCAGACGGCCGGGGAGGGAAGCCAAGCCCGCCTCCTGCAACAGCGCACAACTACACAAAAACAGACTGCTTTCCGTCCCCGCTAGCATCAGACATCATCTGGGCCTGAGTCTGCCCGCTTGCATAAGGATAGGCATCACCCTGGCTTTGGGTGAGTATCTGTCTTCCTCGTACTGCCTCTCTAACTGGGCGATCAGTCATCCACGTACACCATTCAGTATGTGAAACAACAGTAAGTTGGATGTGTGCACCGTCACACTGTCGGACAGGAGTGCAGGGGGCAGGTTGTCGTGTTATTGAAGCCTATATAGAAGAAACATCAGTGTCCACATCGAGTTTGCCCGATTTCTTTGTCGttgcagcagcattttactAGCGgtggtgttgtttgttttgatctCAGATGCGAGATTTAAACACTCAGAACTGTAATGCATCATCCCTTCAGGTGAAACAAGGGGTTGGGTGAGTGTTAATGGCAGTGTTAGAAGTGCAAGTGGTTTTTAAACGGCTTTAGTCTATgtgcatcaacaacaacaacaacatcactttttctgtttctcttccCCTTTTTATACATCCTAAATAAAAGTGCAACGAACTAAAGCAACGTGCGGCATCTGTAACACTCTGCAAAACGTACCGTGCGCAGGGTATGAAAAGTGCCACATCGTCACTATGCTTGTTTGTACTGTAATTATGTTAACTGTCTCTGTAACAATTATGTTTAGACTGTGTAAGAGTAAACGGTTAATTTGCAATATAGCCTATCCCCCTGAATCCtgcaatgcatgctctctcatAATAAGGATGTTCCTCACAGACTCTGACTGCAGCTGTGTTTGCTATGTGGTGCAATTTAGCTCTTGAATGATTCAACTTTTTATAATGAAATGATGATAATGCATTCAAAGCAATTGCAAGCACTTTAAATCACTATAAAACATCTAGCATTTTGGATGTAAATCTATATGGAACCATGACTATTCTACTGATGGGCTCAATGATTCTCATTTGAATACATCTCAAAGGTGTGTTCTTATACCTAGATTTAAGACCTTTATTACAGTGCTACAGATATGCATTTTATGGTTTTAGGTACTGAATGGAGTTCATTCTGTTAATCAGTTTAATATTCATCATTTCACAGCTGAGATTTTTCTGGGCTTAAAAGATTTAGTCCTACAGCtctaaaaacacaacaatacgCGTCTGAATTCTTTCTATATAAAAACCTCATGTGTAACTTCCAATGTATTATACTGTGCCAAATTACTAATAACCACTTATTTGTACCCTCCTGTTTTAATATCTTAAATTAGGAAACTAGACAAGCGCACAGTGGTATCTGCATCCTACTTTCTTCCCCTAAATCAATTTGATTGAAGCTGCGGtcaggtgtctgtgtgtgtttgtggacaGAGGGTCTTGCGTTTctattgatatttaaataacCGAAGGAGGTCTGCTTTCTTGAGATAAGATGCTCATAGGTTTTTGATGGCACTACAATATTGGTTTAGGTTTTAAGGAACAGTTCTCTTCTAAAGATAACAGGTGTATCTGTTGGCTATTACtgctacagaaaacaaaataatttaattaactttggAAAAATTATAATCGGAGGAGCTAAAGACTTTTAGAAGGACATTTTATAATGTGTTAAATGTGATTTACTTTCTCTTTCAGCTGCTGTGGCTGGCATTTTACACTGGTAAGTATAACTGGATGTCTTGTGTTGGCATGCCAATAGATGCTAATTGGATATTAGCAGACCAAATGAACTAGCTAACCTTTTGTTACTGTTTAGAAATTACACCAGTCAAATAaatgtgaatacatttttaaaaccttggCTATGAATAtgctaacaaaaacatatatatatatatattttaacaaacgTATTTCTCCTCTCATGAAAGCATTCCAATTGCTGTATTCTCGTTGGGCAGGTACCATGTTTCAAATCTCTTTGAGAATGATCGCCATTTTTCACATCTTTCTACCTTGGAAAAGGAGATGGCTTTCCGTACAGAAATGGTAAGCCTTGAAAACATACGTGTCCTGATGTAGCCTTGTTATTCACACTTACACCTTCTGCCACATCTTTACAGTGTTGGCTTGGGcactaaattatattttttcagttaaaaaaatgtaagtatTAAATGCACAATTTGTCTTTTGTTCAGGGTCTTTACTATTCCTACTTCAAGACTATTATTGAAGCGCCTTCCTTCCTAAACGGTCTCTCTTCGATAATGAACGACAGACTCACAGAGTATCCTCTTGTTATAAACACCCTGAAGAGGTTCAATCTATACCCAGAGGTAAGCATTtagtttgagtgtgtgtgtgtgtgtgtgtgtgtgtgtaatctaCCCTCTACAAAACCATTGAATCATACCTTTTTGGTCATTCATAGTTTTAGACTTTAGAAGATTTAACAAAGCAGACCAGATTCTCTAATCAAGAGATGATGTTCTCTTCAGACAGTGTCATTGATAACATGTGGTTTATATTCAAAATAGTATTCTTAATTATATATTCATTACCTACGTTattgaaattgtatttcacaactTCCAATTATATAGCAGCAGCTTTTTCTGTACAAATAAAGAGACCATTTAACAAATGGCCATTCCTATTAAATCCAGTTTATGGTCTGAGAATCTCCACTCTAAAAGGATCACAAAGTCTCACACATAGAAAGAACAGCAAGGATTAGTTTAATttttgaacagaaaaaaaatctgcatgCTGTACAATAGAGTATAAAGCCATTTAAATTTAATGTGTTTAGTTCCTTTCCGTGCCAGTCAATCCCAAAGCCCTTTACAAAAATCAATTGTTGTCTAATAACAGTGAGAGCCGCAGAGTTTGTATATGTGGGTGGGGGGCACAAATGCAAGCCCTTTAAGACTTGCTTTCAAAGAGAGTCTTGATATTCCCAATCTCCAGTGGCACACAGTTATAGTAAAGTCCCTTGGAGGAGGGAAATCAGCCCCCAAGAGTAGACTACTTTGTCAGGGGCCGGGCCGGAGTCGCTTCTGATGGTTTTTAAGTGTGGGCTTATACTTTCTTTAATGATAAACGAGAATCATGGGGCTTTGTTAGTATTATAGTCCTGCATGTTGCTGACCCATTTGGTTTTATTAGCAGTTGAATTTACCTTCTCTGCACAATGTGTctttgtgtgcatttgtgtagGCTACTTGATTAATACCCTGAATGGCACTTTGGTTTTATTCTATACTTTTGCCCCCAACAAGCAGTGAAAGTTGCGTACAAGATCTGAATCTCCCCTCCCCCACACTAAAAACGAAAATGGGTCTTGGCTGATCTTTTGTATGCCTCTTTCTTTTTCCTGCAGGTGGTCCTGGCCAGCTGGTACAGGGTTTACACCAGTACAATGGATTTCTTTGGCATTGCGACTAAGATGTGCTGGTCTGTCAACAGGGGAGAAGGACTGAATCCTGTTGAAAGTTGTGAAGGTAAGTGTACCCATCTGTGTCTTGTGTACCGAGACACCAGTTTAAATGCATTCCTCAACAAGAAGAGTTCTTTGTAACTGGTTGCCCTGCCCTGCTTCAGTTTCAGGATGAGGTTTGTGGCCAATGTGTTTAAAAAGATTGAGCACATGTTGTCTTAATGCTTAGAACTTAATTACAAAGGAATACAGAATGTACATTTTCAATATaggtttccttttttcttcatttgtgCTTCCCTAAGGAACATATTCAGTTTGATCCTGAAGAAGAAACATCACCTTTTCCCTGACACCATTTCAAGAAATCATAGATGATTATAACAATTAGGGCCTTTATTGTTTAGTACCACTTTCTTTACAAAAAAGTTCAATGCTCTGTGATGACTCAACATGTTTGGTAAATCATCGAACCTAAAGGGTATATTTTTCTGCTAAAGCACATTTTGAGTAGTCTGTATTTGAAGATCAAAAACAATTATTCCCTTCATAAAACCTGAAGTAAATGCTATTTTTTCTTTGCAAGACtgatctttttaattttttgtaaaAGCACATCTCGTGTTCTGTTTAACACACTAGCCAACACACACTTGATTATGGCATATGTTCTCGCATGTGCTTGCACTCCTACCGCCGTGCCATATTAAAGCTTCTCTGTTGAACAAATTGCATGGTTGTCTGAAGATGTTAAGACGACGACGAAATGAAATTCAAAATGCAGACCCTTAGTCCAGTTCATGTCACTTACGCTTGCCTCTAAAAGTTCCTGTGACTTGATTAAGTCTGTGATGACCATTGACTGTAAAAAAGGATTATTTCTGCCATGCGTAAAACTGAAGAAGGCATAGAAACCATGTCGGAGTACCTCAAGTGTAAGGCATTGTGTGCAGTGTTATTCCTCGCAGGAAAGCTACTGATCTTTTAAACCTCCAGCTCGATGTGAACATCCTAACTTGTCTGTCTGTTTTCCTCTTGTTTCTTAGGCCTTGGAGATCCTGCTTACTTTtatgttacatttgtttttatactgaATGGGATAATGCTCAGCTTGTTTTTCCTTTATGGGACCTATTTAAGGTAAATTGAATGACCAGTTTAATAATTTTTTTGTTGAACGTTGTGTTGAGGATgatggacatgtttagtggcaAAAGCCCTGAGCCTGTAAAGTGCTCTCACTCCAGCTCAATTAATAAACATGTTATTTAACTGAGAGAAAATTACAGCTGTTATTAATACTATTTTGTTTGTATCTTTACCTCTAGTGGAAGTAGACTTGGTGGTATTGTCACAGTcctgtgtttcttttttaatcatgGAGAGGTAAGTCTTTACACACAGACTTTTTAGTTTAAATACTGCATAGTTTGACTTTATCTGCATTAAGGGGATTAGTCACTGTTGTCTTTCATATCTCTTACAATAAACCTAGCTTTACATGTGCTACTTTCACAGGGTCCTATGATTACGCTGCAAAGACTGAACACTGCTTTTATTTGAACAAAAATGTTCTTTGACTGGTAAAAGAGAAGGAATGTATTGGgatatataaacacaaaacaaatgcatgtatttCCAGAGAGTGActcaactaaaaaacaaaccaaaaaccacCAATGGCTTTTTCAGGCTTTCATATAGAACATGTTCATGTTTCTGAATTGAGACTTGCTTGATATGCATGAGATGTGAGAGGGTCATTGCCAATGAAACCGTAATCGGTCACTGTGGAATTGTTTGAGCTCCGTCCTCCTCTGTACGCGGCGCTGCTGTCCCACACGCGAGCCACGGTGTCAGTGCGTTGTCTTGTGTCTCCTGCTCAGAGTACGCGGGTCATGTGGACGCCTCCTCTGCGCGAGAGCTTCTCCTACCCATTCCTggtcctgcagctgctgcttcTTACTCACATCCTCAGGTGTGCGACCCACTTATCTTTAGATACTCACTTGCTTAAGAATTTGATATTGAAGcctggttgttttgtttaaattttcTTTTATCATTTTGAAGATCTTgttgtgtattttctttctcaGATGAGCCCCATAGGAAATGCTCTGAACATCCCTTTTAGATGTGTATTTAATGGTGctaaaagttttttttcattatttaaataaacaaaaatgaaacagtccccttttaattattttcaaatatgttCTCCCTGATTCCAGCCCCCTTGTGAATATGGTTCATGTGCATCTCTGGGAGAATTGGCTTGTCTGAGTATGTTTACTCAGTCTGTTCCTATAATGGAAAACTATCCAGAGATGCAGCCTTCCCCCCACTTGTTGCCTTAGAAACGGGCCCATTTGTGTTTGCCGACAGTGTATACACACAAAGTTGGTGAAAAGTCAAGTGATTGCACCACAGAAAGGATGTTCCAGTTGTCCTCCTATCAACTTAAGGGCTgtgattgcttttttttttttttttaatccggTAGTGCATGTTAATAAATAATCGGTACACACATTAGATGTAATACAATGAAagtaaaactgtttttaaaatcatgTACACGACTCGTACAAATTGGATACAGTAAGATTGTCAGTCTGAATACtgatgtttttgttctttttcccATGTTCTCTTTAAGGAGTCCAAACCCTGGGAAAGGAGCCTTCGTAGCACTTGGTGTTTCTAATGTCTTTTTCATGCTGCCTTGGCAGTTTGCCCAGTTCGTGTTACTCACTCAGGTACAGAGAAGAGACGCACATTGATACGTATTGATTGAGAACTACGGGCACAGCTCTCCTGTCGATGCACCGAATTTTGGCAAAAATAATGGTGTTACTCAACAGAGAGGAAATGGACACACAGATGGTGTCAATCAGGTTTCCTGTGTGCCAAGATGACAAGAATAGTCTTCAGGGATGTTCACATCTCCCTTTTGTTGATGATATTTCATTCATTAAACTGTTAATACAACACCTACAATGAAGAGCTTTAGGTCTGAAAACGATGCAATTTAAAGAACCTTATAAGGATGTTGAATATTAAAGTTTTAGATTCACTTccctatttatgtatttaatcatCAATCTGTGCTGAGAATTgtatttcaattttgttttgtttcaaaggCTCTGATTTATTTGAGTTTGTAAATGTTCTTTGTGCTTTATTATTTTAGATTGCATCCTTATTTGCATCTTACATCATGGGGTATCTGGCTGCTGCCAAGCTGCAGACACTCTTACTTACCCAcatggtatgtatgtatgtttgtgttattattattatggtcatCAGGATATATCTTCTTATCTTTATGATGGCAAAGTTGAACCTTAGACTAAATTAATTCAGGGTTATCTATTCTGCACAGGGAAACATATATGAAtgaaagttatttttaattagtaAACCACAATGCATAATAATCATTTAATTATTCTTGAATCccagtatttacatttttgtaaagaaaacaaacggTAATGTTGGCCAAAGTCAAGGTTGAACACTTTGCCATTGTGTTGGTTTCTGTTTGGATGAAAAGATGTGTGTGGTGCATAAAATCAAATGTCTCTGTAATTTAAGTAGTTTAGTAtgagttttaatttatttgaataactGACAGGAGAGCTCATTTTAAAAACCGGATCGTACGGTTTCTCAGATGGCAAAAATGACAAGACGCTGTGATCTTTTCAGTTTTCCAGTGTAATATATTAGCATTTCAAACACTCATCAATTTACCCAAAAGACAGTGATGCCGATATCGGCTatgtaattaaatgcattaatgtGTCAAAATTAGAAGTTCAGTCTTGTTTCGGCTCTGTTACACACAGTCTATTTCTTATAGACAAAAGTAATTTTAAACATGTATcttaaattctttttttttttattctttttttttcaatccagatttcacttttggcttgtttcgttttaatgTTCGGAAATGCCATGCTTTTGACGTCTTTCTATGCCTCTTCGCTGGTATCAATTTGGGTAAGTTGAAGGATTAAATTGCATTATACAAGATTTATTTGTGAAGACAAGATGGCATTCTTGTGTTGCAAACAAAAacctgacatttattttttaaaacctgTTGCTTGTTTTATCTTCCAGGGCATAATTGCACTTAGGCATGACATTGCTAAATACTGCAAACCAGGAATTGTCACTTGGGTAAGTTAAGGCTCATTAATCTGTACTTCTCCAAAAGTATTATGATTACAAAATCATTACTGTTATTGCTTTGTTTATCATTAGCAGAGTTATGCATAGCACTGAAGCCAAAACGTTTTGGCTGAAAAGCAAAGATTTCACCGTAATATTGCCATTGCAGATTACCAAGGTTTGATTTACTTTATATCTGGTGTTAATTTCACTCTAAGCCTGTGTTttttaaccctctctctctctccctctgcaggTTACAGAAGGCCTTGGCTGGTTAATATCCACAGTCATTTTGAAGGGATTGACTTCTGTTGTTCTTGGAGCCACAGATGAtgtaaggaaaaaaacaaaaatgttcatgttTTCTACACACCTACATGAATGTATTAAACTTAACATCTTGTGCAGCATTTCTGGGAGAACTATGACACTAGTATTATCAGAATATTTCTCCGATATCAATCCATTTTAGCTCACACTGCTTCTGAACAGTCTTAATTGTGAACAAATTGTGAACCGGTTGTGTTGGGGATGTACTGGTGAGCTGAGTGGAGTAATAACTGACTGTAATATCTTTTCAATTGGAaaaggtatttatttatcttcccCTCCTTTCTTTCCAAGGCCCACATAAGCAGTTTGATCAAAtccaagtttaccagctacaagGATTTTGATACCATGATGTACACCTGTGCAGCGGAGTTTGACTTCATTGAGAAGGAGGTATGTTGGGATACTGAAGTAATCACTAGTAACTTGTGTCCAAGTCTACGTTCCGGTTGTTTTTACAGGTATTTTGATCACCTAAGTATCTTTTCAGCTTCCTAAATACATTCTTCTGTTTCTAGACTCCTCTGCGTTACATGAAAACACTGCTGCTCCCAGTAAATCTTCTCATCTTTGCTGCGATTGCTTCAAGTGTGAGTTTGTCCTCATTATTACAATCCACCCATCTTAAAGTTGTGATTTTGTAACGTATAGTGATTTCTCTATATTGCCACCTTAAATTGAGAAGCATGATATAACTGCTCCTGAAAAACGTGTTGCCTAGCAGTGTGTGGGTTTACTCTAGTGAACCAAACTGTGCAtatgctttaaaatatttagcttttattattattatttttacagacTATAAAAGACGTTTGGACATATTTAAGATGGACAAAGACTGAACCACCCAAAGCCAATCAACAGGATCGGTAAGGAACGTTTTTGTTGTAGATTACCTGCGATAGGAAATCACTTTTAATCAAGCATAATGAAACGCATCCACATGTATCAATTTTATCTGATTggattatataatcattttctAAAGTAGTGTGCACCACGTATTAGCCCAATGCTGTTTATTAGCACAAAGGGAATGCCTTACTACCAATATATCACTTTGGGACCTAATTGTAAGCTTTGCTTCTTATTTCAGGCCAGCACAGTTTGCAAACGGAGAGGTGAGACTCTTATCTATGACTAAAATTAGTTACATGATTTCTAGGATGGTTTGCCCATCTTCCACTGCATTGGACTCAGTTCCCACTGGCTCACAGCCTTATCGTCTCCGAGGGATGCCTCTAAATATCAGTTATGTTAATGTATAATGCAGTAAAATTAATTTCAGCGATAACTGCCATTCAGGAACATTTAAAAGGTTACAAATGAAAAAGGCTATCGGACGCAGGTGATAGCACTGAATTAACCGCATAAAGCCATTTCTTCAGTGATAATCACCTCCATTAAATAGTTTTCATCACATGCATTATTTGCTCATCATAAGGAGTGATATTATCTTGGCAGTAAACCTCTCACAGAAACGTTTACACTGTGCTATGTTGTGTTTATTGCCTACTAATGAATTTTTGTCCCTCCCCCCTCTTTCAGCTGGTTTACCACATTTTGCAGCTAATTGCATTCACGGTACTAGCGGTCCTAATTATGAGATTAAAGCTTTTCCTCACGCCTCACATGTGCATAATGGCCTCGTTAATCTGCTCGAGACAGGTAGGTAATCACaagataaaattaaaatgttcacaTTTAATGACAGGCATTCAAGTCATCAACTGTACATTGTTCAAGATCAGCTAAATAAGAGACTGCGTTTCCTGCTGTCATTGACATGAATACAAAACATGGGGTTGTTTTATATCAAGGCTTCAAATCAGAAATGACAAACTTATACCCAGTAacttatacaaataaaaacatgatattgtaCAGTGCGGTCAGAGTTTACAGTTGATCAAGACATCATCGCTCCCATCTTCCAACTTATTCAGAGCAAGACATCTCATAAGATTAACTGTACTGCagctaaaatgtatatttgtttttgtgaagaGTGCAGCataatattgttatttattatgatcAATACTTTGCTCATTAACTTTGGCTTTTTCAGCTCTTTGGCTGGATAAAGCAGAAATACAAGCAGCAGCTTCTGGTCTTTGGGATCCTCTCCCTCATGGCCATTCAAGGGTTGGCCAATGTGCAAAACCAGTGGAGCATCATGGGAGAGTTCAGTAACCTGCCGCAGGAGGAGGTGATCGAGTGGATCAAGGAGAACACCAGGCCTGGTGAGTGTGGACTGGCTCTCCACCCTTAAATTGATGGCATATGATTAAAATGCTCTgtaattcatacattttaagTGCTTTGTATAGAGATTAGTATGGAGaatgtatttatgaatttgAATGTGTATTCAGATGTTTAATTCTGGAAGTGTTCAATAACAAAATGCTTTACTTGAGGAGAAAATACAGAACATGTCTTCATCACAAAATGGTTAGATCTGCAGTGGCTAATACTAGACCTCTTCCCAGAGCTTGAACTGGCTTCACAAAAACGGCCTccatcaaatacattgtccacCTACAAAAGGACAGACCTCTTTCTATTGAGGCAGGCGTCATGGCTGTAGAGTATTGTTGTGCTTTGAGTGATGGGGAAAATATCTTCCAGATGCTGTATTTGCTGGAGCCATGCCCACAATGGCCAGTGTCAAGTTATCCGCCAACAGGCCTATTGTAAACCATCCGCATTATGAAGACGCCGGGCTCAGGTAAGCTGCTGCTGAGATGCAAATTGAATTCCTGTCTAAGCACACAGTGGAGCAGAAAATTCAGTTAGAAGAATTGACGCAGAGGATATTCTCACAGCATAGAGCTCTGCAGCGGGATGGCTTTTATCTTTCACTCTTCTGCttgtagtttttttatttatttttctcttccctCTATAAAGTGATGTTATGATGACTGATATTCAAAAGCTGGTACTGAAATAAAACTATGAGCAGTAAATATATAACAAAGGACTTTCGTTACTAAAAGTTACTTGGTAAAATTTATCATTTAGAGCTTAAAAACTAAATTCAACATCTTGCATTCAGTGACGTTTTGAATGTTTATTCCTTCAGGGAAAGGACAAAACTGGTGTATGCCATGTACAGCCGCAAACCAGCAGAACAGGTGAAGTCTAATTTAGTCCGGCTCGGAGTGGACTACTTTATACTGGAAGACTCGTGGTGCACAAGGCGGTCCAGGTAACTCGTCTCTTACCATACAGTGTAGTTttatgtagtagtagtagatttGATTTCATGAATTTAACTTGATTTCCTCGTATTTGTGTGGCATCAAAGCGATTACGCTAATGGTTTAAACAAACTGTTTGGTAGCAGCTACTTGAAACGTataattttctgtaattgcaCCACTGTTTATACGTGTACAAAATCTCAAATACACACTTTTGAGCATTTGAGCAGTTTTTGAGAGCTTCAAGGGCTGAATTGTTCAATGAGATGCGTGGGTACCAACTCTTGGAAAGCTGAAATTTAACCTGTGTGATTTAATGTTAGTTATCCTCTTCATGAATCACTGGTCATTGTGAGTcctactgtgtgtttatttaaccTTTACTGTGAGTAATCGCAGCTCTCCCATCCATACAAAATGCTTTCATTCATATTCGTATCCCCAATCAGGAGATGTTTTGTCATGTAGTCAGTCGGTTGTCTGCTTTCAAGTGTTTGTGGTGGGCTTTTATGCTGGTGCTTAATGCAGGACAGGTGTGCGCACCTCTCAGCCTGACAGGTGTGTGACGAGGGGTTTTCACCGTCATGCAGCGTGTGAAAGGGGAGATGGGGAGACTGCGTGGTCTTAAAGCAACTCACTTCATGCACCACTCTCCGCATGCTGTCACACTATATGAAAACTCTTTTtagtaaaaacaaaccaaaaaaaagacTGATACCACACCATGTTTTATACGACTGCTTGTGTGTGTAGACAATTTCTGATAAACCTTTAATTCACTAATTTAGTTTTACTCATACCTTAAGTGTACCTCATTAGTATTAATTAAAACTTGTATTAACAGAagttatgcatttttatttgtagcatgtatgtattttagtcAATTGCACCTTTAGTATTGCAAGCTCcagttatgttttattttgtactaaAACAAGGTtctacaatgtgtgtgtttgcaggccTGGCTGTAGCATGCCTGAGATCTGGGATGTTGAGGACCCCGAGCATGCTGGGAAAATTCCTCTCTGCACCATACTGGGCAGGGATTCCAGGCCTCACTTTACCACCCTGttccaaaataacatttataaagtCCTCAAGGTTTCCAAAACTGCCAAAGATAGGTAACCAACTCCAGAGAGGTAATGATATCGTCAGTGCATTATCCCATTCACTTTgaacctgtttttattttttattgctcCACAACTCAGTCTAAGCAGATTAAGGCTTGTCCCAACACATTGTTGAAAGCATTTGATGAGCTCGTATTATCTGATCACAA contains:
- the dpy19l1l gene encoding dpy-19-like 1, like, encoding MAVKTRRQNCREQHAQASPADRERSSRVSPAHGGSGGGGKAPGRRPGREAKPASCNSAQLHKNRLLSVPASIRHHLGLSLPACIRIGITLALAAVAGILHWYHVSNLFENDRHFSHLSTLEKEMAFRTEMGLYYSYFKTIIEAPSFLNGLSSIMNDRLTEYPLVINTLKRFNLYPEVVLASWYRVYTSTMDFFGIATKMCWSVNRGEGLNPVESCEGLGDPAYFYVTFVFILNGIMLSLFFLYGTYLSGSRLGGIVTVLCFFFNHGESTRVMWTPPLRESFSYPFLVLQLLLLTHILRSPNPGKGAFVALGVSNVFFMLPWQFAQFVLLTQIASLFASYIMGYLAAAKLQTLLLTHMISLLACFVLMFGNAMLLTSFYASSLVSIWGIIALRHDIAKYCKPGIVTWVTEGLGWLISTVILKGLTSVVLGATDDAHISSLIKSKFTSYKDFDTMMYTCAAEFDFIEKETPLRYMKTLLLPVNLLIFAAIASSTIKDVWTYLRWTKTEPPKANQQDRPAQFANGELVYHILQLIAFTVLAVLIMRLKLFLTPHMCIMASLICSRQLFGWIKQKYKQQLLVFGILSLMAIQGLANVQNQWSIMGEFSNLPQEEVIEWIKENTRPDAVFAGAMPTMASVKLSANRPIVNHPHYEDAGLRERTKLVYAMYSRKPAEQVKSNLVRLGVDYFILEDSWCTRRSRPGCSMPEIWDVEDPEHAGKIPLCTILGRDSRPHFTTLFQNNIYKVLKVSKTAKDR